A part of Tardiphaga sp. vice304 genomic DNA contains:
- a CDS encoding sensor histidine kinase — protein MANQHRDPDQRPSPDALLEAARREDDRAGRLKIFVGAAPGVGKTFEMLQSAHARRKAGVDVVVGVVETHKRAETEALLAGLEVIPRRRFDHKGQTLEEMDLDAIIARRPAIALVDELAHTNAPGSRHPKRYLDVAELLSHGIDVYTAVNIQHIESLNDVIAQITHVRVRETVPDSVFDGADAIELIDLTPDDLIQRLREGKVYVPKQAERALEHYFSPGNLTALRELALRRTAERVDEQLLTHMQANAISGPWAAGERILVGISEDPRSAGLVRTAKRLADRLHAPWTAVAIETRRSLQLTEEQRDRLADTLRLAEALGGEALTIPGAGRRIADDLLGYARANNVTQIVVGKASRSLAFELLHGSVVHDLVRRSGNISVHVIAGEALNAEPLAKKTVQAAQRVEPFDVKPYLAALAIVALSLGVARLLQPLVGIENVDLVFLTAVVGVAVRYGLWPSMVASVVASLCYNFFFLPPVYTFTITDPTNIAAFFFFMLIAILVSNVAARVRTQAVSAFGRVRTTESLYAFSRKLAGTAKLDDVLWATAYQIALMLKVRVVLLLPEQGVIAVKAGYPPEDELDSADLAAANWAWNNDRPAGRGSDTLPGAKRLFLPMRTGRGPIGVIGIDDDRTGPLLTPDQRRLLDALVDQGALAIERVQLVEDMDRAQRNVESDRLRAALLTSISHDLKTPLASVLGAASTLRDLAPNLSEAERIDLLTTVIDESERLNRFIANLLDMTRLESGAVAPQTSLLDLGDIIGSVLRRAAKILTRHSVTLDLAPALPMLRLDAVLFEQVLFNLLDNAAKYAPADTAITIRARRDRDSVALEIIDQGAGIPHGDLESVFGKFYRAQKGDHVPPGTGLGLVIARGFVEAMHGTIEAANRTDRSGAVLTIRLPIPPAREALDTAA, from the coding sequence GACGCACAAGCGGGCGGAGACCGAAGCGCTGCTCGCCGGGCTGGAAGTCATCCCGCGCCGCCGCTTCGACCACAAGGGTCAGACCCTCGAGGAGATGGACCTCGATGCGATCATCGCACGGCGGCCCGCCATCGCGCTGGTCGATGAACTCGCCCATACCAACGCGCCGGGCAGCCGGCACCCGAAGCGCTATCTCGATGTCGCCGAACTCCTGAGTCACGGCATCGACGTCTACACCGCCGTCAACATCCAGCACATCGAGAGCCTGAACGACGTCATCGCCCAGATTACCCATGTCAGGGTGCGCGAGACCGTGCCGGATTCGGTGTTCGACGGTGCCGATGCCATCGAGCTGATCGACCTCACGCCGGACGATCTGATCCAGCGGCTGCGCGAGGGCAAGGTGTACGTGCCTAAACAGGCCGAGCGTGCGCTGGAGCATTATTTCTCGCCGGGCAATCTCACCGCGTTGCGCGAGCTGGCGTTGCGCCGCACCGCCGAGCGGGTCGATGAGCAATTGCTCACCCATATGCAGGCCAATGCCATCTCCGGTCCCTGGGCCGCCGGCGAGCGTATTCTGGTCGGCATCAGCGAGGATCCGCGCTCGGCCGGCCTGGTGCGGACCGCCAAGCGCCTGGCCGACCGGCTGCATGCGCCATGGACCGCGGTGGCGATCGAAACAAGGCGCAGCCTGCAACTCACCGAAGAGCAGCGCGACCGGCTGGCCGACACGCTGCGGCTGGCGGAGGCGCTGGGCGGCGAGGCCCTGACGATTCCCGGCGCCGGGCGGCGAATCGCCGACGACCTGTTGGGCTATGCGCGCGCCAACAACGTCACCCAGATCGTGGTCGGCAAGGCGTCGCGCTCCCTGGCCTTCGAATTGCTGCACGGTTCGGTGGTGCACGACCTCGTGCGCCGCTCCGGAAATATCAGCGTTCATGTCATCGCCGGCGAGGCGCTCAATGCCGAGCCTTTGGCGAAGAAAACCGTGCAGGCGGCGCAGCGCGTCGAGCCGTTCGACGTCAAACCCTATCTGGCGGCGCTGGCGATCGTGGCGCTGTCGCTCGGTGTCGCCCGGCTGCTGCAGCCGCTGGTCGGCATCGAGAATGTCGATCTCGTATTCCTCACCGCGGTGGTTGGCGTCGCCGTGCGCTACGGGCTGTGGCCGTCGATGGTCGCGAGCGTGGTGGCGTCGCTGTGCTACAATTTCTTCTTTCTGCCGCCGGTCTATACGTTCACCATCACCGACCCGACCAATATCGCGGCGTTCTTCTTCTTCATGCTGATCGCCATCCTGGTGTCCAATGTCGCCGCAAGGGTGCGCACCCAGGCCGTCTCGGCATTCGGTCGCGTCCGCACCACGGAATCGCTGTACGCTTTCAGCCGCAAGCTGGCCGGCACCGCCAAGCTGGACGACGTGCTCTGGGCCACCGCCTACCAGATCGCTTTGATGTTGAAAGTGCGCGTCGTGCTGCTGCTGCCGGAGCAGGGCGTCATTGCCGTCAAGGCCGGCTATCCGCCGGAAGACGAACTCGACAGCGCCGATCTCGCCGCCGCCAACTGGGCCTGGAACAATGATCGCCCCGCCGGCCGCGGCTCCGATACGCTGCCCGGCGCGAAGCGTCTGTTCCTGCCGATGCGTACCGGGCGCGGCCCCATCGGCGTGATCGGTATCGACGACGACCGCACCGGGCCGCTGCTGACGCCGGATCAGCGACGGCTTCTGGACGCACTGGTCGATCAGGGCGCTCTGGCGATCGAGCGCGTGCAACTGGTCGAGGACATGGACCGGGCTCAGCGCAACGTGGAATCAGATCGCCTGCGGGCGGCGCTTTTGACGTCAATCTCGCATGACCTGAAGACACCGCTTGCCTCGGTACTCGGTGCCGCCAGCACGCTACGCGATCTCGCTCCGAACCTCAGCGAGGCTGAAAGGATCGACTTGCTCACCACCGTGATCGACGAATCCGAGCGGTTGAACCGTTTCATCGCCAATCTGCTCGACATGACGCGGCTGGAATCCGGCGCGGTCGCCCCTCAGACCTCGCTGCTGGATCTCGGCGACATCATCGGCAGCGTGCTGCGCCGCGCCGCCAAGATTTTGACGCGGCATTCCGTGACCCTCGATCTCGCGCCGGCCCTGCCGATGCTGCGGCTCGATGCGGTGCTGTTCGAGCAGGTGCTGTTCAACCTGTTGGACAACGCCGCCAAATATGCGCCGGCAGATACCGCGATCACGATCCGGGCGCGGCGCGACCGGGACAGCGTCGCGCTGGAAATTATCGACCAAGGCGCCGGCATTCCGCATGGCGATCTGGAAAGCGTGTTCGGCAAATTCTATCGCGCGCAGAAGGGCGACCACGTGCCGCCCGGCACCGGGCTTGGCCTCGTCATCGCGCGTGGCTTCGTCGAAGCCATGCACGGCACCATCGAGGCCGCCAACCGCACCGACCGCTCCGGCGCGGTATTGACCATCCGCCTGCCGATCCCGCCAGCCCGCGAAGCCCTGGATACCGCCGCATGA
- a CDS encoding response regulator, translating into MNAAAIKVLVIDDEPPIRKLLRMGLGSQGYDILEASNGKIALERLAEDPALIILDLGLPDIQGHDLLRMIRARNDHVPIVVLSSRGDEAGKVQALDLGADDYLTKPFGMDELLARLRAALRHQLQVQGERPVFRAGELTVDLVRRLVKIGDRDVKLSPKEYDLLRVLVQHAGKVLTHRFLLKELWDEVTDAQYLRVYVRQLRQKIEPDPERPSFVLTETGIGYRFRTAD; encoded by the coding sequence ATGAATGCCGCCGCCATCAAGGTTCTCGTCATCGACGACGAGCCGCCGATCCGAAAATTGCTGCGCATGGGGCTGGGCTCGCAGGGCTACGACATCCTCGAAGCCTCCAACGGCAAGATCGCGCTGGAGAGACTGGCGGAGGATCCGGCGCTGATCATCCTCGATCTCGGCCTGCCGGACATCCAGGGCCATGATTTGCTGCGCATGATCCGCGCCCGTAACGACCACGTGCCGATCGTGGTGCTGTCGAGCCGCGGCGACGAGGCCGGCAAGGTGCAGGCGCTCGATCTCGGCGCCGACGACTATCTGACCAAGCCGTTCGGCATGGACGAGTTGCTGGCGCGGCTGCGCGCAGCATTGCGCCACCAGTTGCAGGTGCAGGGCGAGCGGCCAGTGTTCAGGGCCGGGGAGTTGACGGTCGATCTGGTGCGCCGCCTGGTGAAGATTGGCGACCGCGACGTCAAGCTGTCGCCGAAGGAATATGATTTGCTGCGCGTGCTGGTGCAGCACGCCGGCAAGGTGCTGACGCATCGCTTCCTGCTGAAGGAATTATGGGACGAAGTCACCGACGCGCAATATCTGCGCGTCTACGTTCGGCAGTTGCGCCAGAAGATCGAGCCCGATCCGGAGCGGCCGAGCTTCGTGCTGACCGAAACCGGAATAGGTTATCGCTTCCGGACTGCGGACTGA
- a CDS encoding DUF1428 domain-containing protein, with amino-acid sequence MPYVDGFIVPVPKDQLGAYRKLARVACKVWMEHGALDYQECVADDVAVGKVTSFPRSVKLKPDEIVIFSYIVYPSRKARDRTMAKVIKDPRLAEMMDPKAMPFDGKRMIFGGFKQIVSA; translated from the coding sequence ATGCCCTATGTCGATGGCTTCATCGTGCCGGTGCCGAAAGATCAGCTCGGCGCCTATCGCAAGCTGGCGCGCGTGGCCTGCAAGGTGTGGATGGAACACGGCGCGCTGGATTATCAGGAATGCGTTGCCGACGATGTGGCGGTCGGCAAGGTCACGTCGTTCCCGCGCAGCGTGAAGCTGAAGCCGGACGAGATCGTGATCTTCTCCTACATCGTCTACCCGTCACGCAAGGCGCGCGACCGGACCATGGCCAAGGTGATAAAAGACCCACGCCTGGCCGAGATGATGGATCCCAAGGCGATGCCGTTCGACGGCAAACGGATGATCTTCGGCGGTTTCAAGCAGATCGTGAGTGCATAG